A window of Hordeum vulgare subsp. vulgare chromosome 5H, MorexV3_pseudomolecules_assembly, whole genome shotgun sequence genomic DNA:
GGTGGTAGCTGCAGCAAACCATCTGCAACATGTCGCACCTGAGCATCCTGACGTTCAAATACAACCTAGCGAAGCTCCGGTTCAAGCCCGCCCGGCCGACCGGACGGCTGCTCTCCTCCAGGGACCGGCAGCAGTCCGACCTGATGATGTACAAGCCTGATGACGAGGAGATGGCCAAGGTGTTCGACAAGATCGCCGGCGAGCCTGGCCTGATCTCGAGGAGCGACCTCCAGGCGCTCCTGCAGAGGTTTGACAAGGCCGATGCCGTGGGCGAGGCGCGGCGGATGGTCTGCGCCGCCGACAGCAACAAGGACGGGTACATGGACCTGGAGGAGTTCATGGAGGTGCACAAGAACGGCGTCCTGCTAGGGGACATACGCCGGGCCTTCTTCGTGTTCGACAGGGACAGGGACGGCAGGATCACGGCCGAGGAGGTGATGGACGTCCTGCGCAAGCTCGGGGACAGCTGCAGCCTCGAGGACTGCCGGAAGATGGTGAAGGAGATCGACAGGAACCATGATGGGTACGTCGACATGGATGACTTCATGGCCATGATGACTCGCCCAAGGAAGAGGATGTAACATTTGTGGTCAAGCAAAACCTACGTCTGTTACCAACGCTGGTTTAGCTCGTCTCTATTGCGTGTAGCAAAAACTGAAACTTGTAAACGCCAGGAAGAATAATAAAGTAAACAGACGCCTTGTGCTTCTAATCTTAAACCAGCACATATGACAGATTATTCGTTGGAAATAAGGCCAAGAAATGAAAAATACATATGCTCGGCTGCATGGATAAACTGCATACAAGTGCAGCGTGAAGCTCATGTTCGAAGTTTTGACCAATTATTGGTTGCATCTAAAAAAGGGTTTCGACCATGTGGAGATTAGTTACTGTCTGACGGAAATAACTGTGGTCTGATCATGAAACACTTTATTGTGTAAGTTGACTTGGAAATATGAAAATGAGGGTGGTCTCCTACAGGAGGAAATGATTAGAGCTAAGCACCTTGCAAAAGGTATACATTGCTTCTCACTCTTCTCATTCACAATATATCATGGAGGTCAAATATACTCCCTTGACTTAACTTTGTACTAATTTTATAAAATAAGTATAAAGTTGAGTTACTTAACAGAAAAAGTATGTTTTTTTAGTTCTGTTGACAAAGGGTTGTAGGTGACGGTACAAAACATGATTCTGAGAGGATGCATGGATAGGACACAAACCTTTGCGTCAAAGATTTGTTaggttgtactccctccgtttcaaaatataagaccttttaaagatttcattagaagactacatacgaagcaaaatgagtgaatctatactttaaaatatgtctatatacatccgtatgtagttcatagtgcaatctctaaaatgtcttctatttaggaacggagggagtacattcttCTTTCTCTGGACCATATTATTATTGTAAGCAACCGGATTTCGCAGACGGTTGACGCTTTGAGATTTAAAAGATCCTGAGAGGCAAAAAACATGATTCTGAGAGGGTGCATACGTAGGACAGAAATCTTCGCGTCAAACATTTGTTATGTCATACAGTCTTTTTCTGAACCATAATATTAATGTTAGGTTATACAGATTTGTTAGGATGCTTTGAGATTTAGAAGACTCCTAAGGCTTGAGACGCAGCCAATGTGGCAGAGCCTCCAGGAGCTATAGTCGCAAGTAATGCTGACAGATGAAAGGTGAAATGATTTTCTTTTAAAAGAAGGATAAACCCCGGTTTGCGCATCACAAATATAAGGCGtattattttttaaaaaagttgAACTCTTCTAATTTTGACCAAGTTTAGAGACAAAAATAGAATACCAAATCATTATCACTAGATTCACCATGAAATATATTTGAATATTTCATATATTTAGtattgtaaatatttatatattttgTTGTAAAGTTGGTCAAACATAAATAACCTTTGACTTAAAAAaacaatacaccttatatttaaaaacagagggagtaatatTGAACAAGTCAGCTTTTGCAGAAAAAAAAAGGCCATCCTAGGCAAGCTCCGCAACAAAATCATATAATCCTATCAGCCAACCGTCTGGTGATATATCAACAGATAGAGGGTGCACTACTCCAAGCACTTGCGGAGGAGTTCAATGGGGGCCGCCACGTCTTGATTCGGCATCAATTTTTATATACGTATAAGCACATATATTTTCTTCACGGGAATACCTAAGCATATACGGCTTGTTGATTTAACACCACACTGAACAAAAGTTAGTTGGAAGCACACAAGTTAGATCGGAAGCACACAAGCAGTCAGCTTGATTGATATGCTGCCTAGCACATGCACATCCAACCGCGTAGACGTACGCGAACTAGCTTGCTTCGGCTGAACAACGACCGGATTGATTCTGTCAGTGGCTTGGAACTGTCGTAACTTGGCGACCATAAAACAGAACAAGAAATTTTGTTGGTGCGTGTAACTTGCATTTTGGCTTCTCTTTTTTAACTTGTGTATAAGAGTACGTacatgacagacttgccttttttAGATAGCTCATTATCCATGTCAAATGATATGACTGACTTGCCTTTCTTTAGATAGCTAACCATCCATGTCAAATGGTATTGACTGACTTGCCGTCCGGGACTTAGGAAGATTTTCAGAAGGAGGTAGGGCAGTGCCATTGCATGCGTCTTCTAGACACCATTGAAAGCTTTAATATGAATTGACTATTAttatttttgcatcatttttttaGTTGACAGTATGCCACACCTTAAATTGTTTTTGTCCTCCGCCTCTAACTCCAAGACAACGCCTTCAAGAAGTAATCATTGGTCGCAAACTAGTATTGGATGGTCCAACTAGATGTTAGAGCAAGGGGAAGCACATCTTCCGACCAACACCTtcaacaaggtaatgacatgtggGTGTCAACAATGTCCGATCAAGCTCTGGAAAGCTAGATCATGGATTATTGACAAGTTCTAAATTTTCTCACTTGAGTCTGTGTACCTTATAACTAGGAGTCGACTTCCCTTTCAAGCAAACGTGGGTTTCAAGTTTTCACTGAAATTAGAGGTGTTTTCTTGGTTGGTGATAAACGATAAATCCTATCATGAAATAATTCCTTGAAATGTGGGTGGCATGGTTCTGACATTCGTTAGCTCTGTGGCACTCACAAAACGATGGAGCATTTGTTCTTTCCTTGTCCCCTGGCTAAATATCTGTGGAATGTAGCTAGTCTAGCTTTAGGTATCTATGCTAAACGTGAGAATTTCAATGAGTGCATTGGTTTTAAACCTACACTGGCCGATATAAAAGGTCCACCTTCGTTGCAACGAATACATGATAGACTAATACATGTTCACAAACTTGAAAAATATTACCCTAGTAGGGGTTGATGAATAGTGAGTTCATAATGGAAATTTTCTTTGATGGAGTGGGCATACCTATAGGCTATAGCTTTGCTTGTGGATGTCTTTGTGCCTGTTGTAAGTCAGAGAAGACCCTGGAAGTCATGTTTCTGATATGCTACGTTTTCATGTTTTTCAGAAACTGCagtgttttttctttctttcagtttttggGGGTCCTGTGTGGATGCGCCTGGACTTGATTGTTCGTCGTGGTGTGGATGTGTATAAGACGGTTCAATTTCTTGAATGAAATTGGTGGGGTTCCTTTCCTCGAAAAAACCCGAAGAATGTTTGACACGTAATGATACAAGCCTGGACGCATAGTACAGGAATCCAGTTCCATCTTTTGCATAGTTATCAGGTCAGATCTTTCTGAAACGCAACACTAAGCTGCACCTCACAGATCCGCATCTCTTATGTGCCGGCATTATTTGTTTGCCTTTGCACGATTCTGGGCTATCCGTGTCGCCTATCTGTAGCCATTTCCTGCCCACTCCACGTGCCGCTGATTCTTGATTCCTTCAACGACCGTTCAATTGTATGGTCAAGCAATCTTATTCCAACCGATTTCGTATATTAACATATATTCTTCGTTCCACTAATTCTTGAGATGGTTATCTGTCCGCGTCCGTTATTTACGAGCTATGCTACATCTACGGGCAATTACAGGCTGATGGATGTTACGAGATGATTAGTCAGTTTCTTATTGAAGATTAGGAAGGACGCGGGTCCACCCCTGAAAATCAGGGGGGCAGTTTTAGCATTGGATAAAAAAGGCCCGTAATTTTATGTACAAGTGGTCCGTAAGTCTAGCATTTTTGGTTATTTACTTGCACAACAAAATCACTGGGAGCCATGCATGCATTCGGTGTGCCAGCAATGTAACTGTAAACTCTCCGTGTTTTAATCCGAATCCGAATTTAGAGGGGGTGGCATTAGATAGATAGATAGGGACGCATATATCCATCTCGTCATATCCATGTCTAGTCTTTCCGCGCATTCGTGGAGCCAGCCCGCGGATATATAAGAGCCACCAAGGCAATGCAGACAGCCTCACCCTCTCATACACTTAACTGGAAACACAGGCTGACACTTGTGTGGGAATGTCACTTCTGCACTGCTTCCTGAAACCGTCCAGGATGAGCCTGCAGCGGTGCGTCGTCGGCGACGACATGACGGCGGCCGAGTTCAAGGACTGGATCCGGCAGTTCGACGCGGACCAGGACGGGCGCATCAGCCGCGCCGAGCTGCGGCGCGCGATGAGGGCGCTGCGCGTGCGGTTCACGCGGCGGAGGAGCAGGAGCGGCATCAGCTACGCCGACGCGGACGGCGACGGGTACATCGACGACAGCGAGATCGACGGCCTCGTCGAGTTCGCGCGGACCAACCTCGGCCTCCGGATTGTCGCCTGCTAGAAAGTACTCGAAACAGTCCAGTAGCTACGTACTCGATCTACGTGATGGAGCGCACGTGATGGCCGTTGTAACTCGAATAAGGTCATCTCAGATGCGGAAAGTGAACCTTATGTTCTctgtcttctttttgttcttcttttctttttctctctagCTGCAGCTGCAGCCCGTGCGAAGTGCATGCTTGGCTTAGCGCAAGTAAGGAGTAGTGTTGTACGTTTGGCAGAAGAGTTCCATGCAGTCGCACGCATGGAATAATCTCTACCTAATCTATATCCATCTCCATCTCTACCTAATCTATATTCCATTTATATTTATATATTCCCTCCATTTCAAaacataagaccttttaaagattttactatggACTACGGCCCTGTTTGGTtcataagtcctaggactttttttaaTCCCACCTTATAAGTCCTAAGTCCCTAAAAAGTTTCTTTTCCACCTTATAAGTCCTCCCCTTACCCACCTTTTCTATTTTCATTTCTCACGCAGCGTCCTCCCCTACGTATGCATTCATGAGCCGAGCCGGCCCATGCACGGGGCTAGACTCCTCCATTTTTTTTTCCTCATTCtgttcttttcttctttaaaCTAATTCGAGATTTCCAAGTTTAAAAAGTGGTGAGTTTtagaaaatatttgagaaatcataaaatgtatgtgaattcaaaaaatatttaggAAATCGTAGCAcactttttccttttccttttctcatGCAGCGTCCTCCCCTATATATGCGTTCATGAGCCGGTACGGCCCATGTGCGGAGCTAGACTCCTATGTTTTTTTGCATTTCgttttttttttcgttttttctcattctgttctttttcttctttaaatTAATCCAGGATTTCTAAGTTTTAAAAGTGgtgaattttaaaaaatattcaagcAATCATAAAATGTATAtgaattcaaaaattgtttaaTTAATCATAAAAGTTTCATGGATTCAAAATATATTAGTATATTTACAAAACTGTTCACAAATTATAAAAAAGTTATGATTTGAAAAAATAGTCAGGAAATAAAATCATgttcatgatcttgaaaaaatgaTCATGTGCTCAAAAAATATTCGGGAATCTGAAAAACGTGTCCAtcaaattttagaaaatgttcataaAAAGGGGAAAACACAAATTTTAACATTTGATCcccaatttttttaaaaagttgagcCATCCAAAAAAAGTTGGTTGAGTCAAAATATTCTCATGAATTTGCAAACTGTTCAtgcatttcagaaaatgttcgtaAAAATATTTGATATTCTATTTAGCTTGctttataaaataaaaaatataaaaatatttatctttgatacttgctagtttatttctttgcttgcttgaaagttgctatcattTCTTAGTTTGAAATTAGTGGTGCTTCCGCCTCTAGCACGGAAGCCCTTGAATATCCAACTTCACCTTGTGGTGAGAATGCTAAACCaaattttgatgaagttgctAAAGAAAAACTTGCTAATCCCGCGGATGATGATCCTTCTAAGGGAGAACCTATTATGAAACAAAGAAATTCCGcataggtagtggtaatattattggaaaaAGTGCGATTCATGATTTTTTTACTTGTGAGGGATCTTTACCCTTGATAGGAGGATCTATTGTTGCTAGAACTACAAGTTATGTGGATGCTATGTCTTTGCTTATAGTACAATTGGAAagacaatttgtgcacatgcatcctttcatataatggttgtttctagaattctctaatatTTAGGAAGTTTCTACCAAACGTCTAGTCACTATATTTCTTGTTCAAGAATTTAATAATATCATGCAAGAGGCTAGAGATATAGCTCATTATAGGGTTAATGATGAGTGCCCATCCATAGAAGGGATTATTTATGATTTAGAAGGAATATGAAAACTAAGATCCAGTGATTATGTTACTTATGATGAAAACCTTAGAAAGAAGGTTCCACTTAATGACCTAGTTGATAAGATTTCTGAACACAATGATCAATTTTCTAtaccaaaaattggatttgtttATGAGCTTGAGAGAGATTTAAGAAAATACCTTTATTGAAACCCATACAATGAGGAGTGGACTATCACTAATGAAAAACATGAAGAAGAGCCTCCTATTCCTCTCGAGGTAGACCTCACGAATCCTTGTGTTGTGCAATTCAACCCTTTAAATTACTTTTGCTTACCAATTAGAAAACTTGCTACTGAaaggaaggaatatgattatAGTGTGACGGGTCGTCTTTGAGATTATGACAACCcttgaatcatatgcattatgcctcgcTAGAGGCGTAAAACAAtatcgctagttgggaggcaacccaatagttatcttatttttttttgtttttacttttcagttgtgtgtgataacatgatttttgcctttgtaatgattgtgtttttgttttaaaattagtgtttgtgctaagtaaagcctttgggattatttgaatgatagtagaattgatgtGGTGCAAAAAAGAAACTTTGAAGTCTAATGCAgattttctctgattttactagaacgtctttTTAATCTGAATTTGTTACACAATACTGTTATAAAAATTATTCAGGTCATCGTaatgtttaagaatttttggagttacataagtatggtacttaattatatcattacatattgttctgttttagacaaattctatttatgcttgcatagtttgcttgttttgatgatgccatggattgtatcggggggtataagtcatgaagaagttagaatacaataccttatgcaataataaaatatgaatcagttTATAGAAGTACCTAAATTATTTGATATGTTTACTAtaataacggatctcacgaagtttctgttgagttttgtgtgctgaagttttcaagttttgggtgttatcatgatagatgaaggaataagaagcagaaggagcctaagcttgaggattccctatgcaccccaaggtaatattctaagaagactcaagcgtctaagcttggggatgccccggaaggcatcccctcttttgtctcaatccatcggtatgtcacttggagttgtatttttattcatcacatgatatgagttttgcttggagcgtcatttgttttagtttgattttgttttagttttccacaatcattgttctcTGAATACACCCACTTTAGAGATACACaagatcaccatgatttattagaatgctatatgtgcttcatttatatcttttgagcttaggagttgctttagtgcttcacttgtatcttttagaaCACGACGGTGTATAGATTTAaaaaaataattgcactctctctTCTGACTTATATTTTTTGACAGTTAATAAAtaggatggtaatttgcatgggttattagactagtccaaaaataataggcattaaatgagtgcataatcaaaaccacatgtagcacataaaagagaaatcatggttaatgatattaatgtggtaatgtgaaagggcatgagtgcatgatcattggttaatataaGTATCGTGAGTTAAAGGTTGTTAACTTTATATTaatccaaatatttttatggcatggtgatgatgtgtgagcatacttattcctcgttgaaatcctagtgttgtttaagtcggtggcgcgcgatggttaactcctaccaacctcctccctaggggcatgcgagtagtgctttgcttcgagagagctaataaaatcttgcaataaataTGTGAGATatatatgactaatgtgaatccatgtatatacgcactctcacctccacatatttgctatccTCTtcagtatcgtgcattgcccattctaacctcgaggatcggtgcgacCTTCGCCGATGCATCCAGAACCTATGACTTGATATACTCTGTTGGACATAAACCTCACTATatcttcctaaaaacagccaccatgcctacctatcatggcatttccatagtcattctgagatatattgccatgcaacttccaccctcacatcatatgacttgtacttccattgtcatattgctttgcacgaTCATATAAGTtggcatagtatttgtggcaaagccaccgttcatcatttttATATATGTTACGCTTGATCAtttcacatcctggtacactaccagaggcattcatatagagtcatacaactgtttttcatgttgagttgtaagtaaataaaagtgtgatgatcatcattattagggcactatcttagtgaggaaaggatgatggagacaatgattaccccacaagtcgggatgagacttcggacgaaaaataataataagaagaaaaaataaaaaaagagaaaagaaaaaataataaaaaatgagagaaaagagagaagggcaaTGCTACTaccccttttccacacttgtgcctcaaagtggcaccatgtccttcatatagagagtcactTGTTTTTTCActcccatatgctagtgggaatttttcattatagaacttggtctgtatattccgatgacgggcttcctcaaatgcccgaggtcttcatgagcaagcaagttggatgcacacccacttagctttagtggagctttcgtacacttataactctagtgcatccgttgcatgaaaatccctactcctcgtatCCCAACATCCCTCTCTAGCATATAAATTCTAAAATATCTTAAAATCCTACGAGAGCCAccagaaacactttttctgccgccgcaagtccGTGCTCTGCCGTGTgtccatctggagccctgttttggtgtcctgccggagggggtatctatcacggagggcctctacatcaaccttgcgtctcccatggtgatgtgtgagtagtttaccacacaaccgcgggtctgtagttagtacctagatggccatctctctctcttgatcttcaatacaatgaccatcacatcttcgctttgatctatctaatgtaattttttgtgcggtgcgtttgttggggtcCGATGAATTTTTGGTTTattttcatattattcatgataaagatttgagtcttctctgaattctattatgattcttatttgcatgattcttATATCTTcttaaatctctctgatctattgaaatattttggccaactagattgatatttcttcagtgagaggggtgttgtgtagtgggttcaatccgaTAGAGTTAAATGTCCCAGTGACAGAATGGGACAAGgacacgtctttgtattgttgccattaaggataaaacgatgggtttaATTCATACTGATTGAGTTCTGTACATCATATCATTGTTatctacatcatatcattgttctccaagcattactgtcTTTTatgtaatactctagatgcacgctggatagcggtcgatgggtgtagtaatagtaataggtgcaggcaggagttggcctattttcttatggacgtgatgcctatatatacatgatcattgccgtgaatatcatataactatgcacttttctatcaattgcccaacagtaatttgtttacccactgtatgcgtactacatgagagatgccattagggaaaactacgcccccgggtctattcacttataaatttacaAACGCTGCAATTACCTCGCTGtctttatttaatttttatttactttgcagTTATCAACTttcatctacacactttacttgcttgcaaataacgagtccaaggggattgacaaccctcttgcctagttgggtgcaagtgtttgcttctttgtgtgcagtcactCAAGAAGGGggctggttgttactcctattggtttgataaaccttgcttCTTTACTAAGGGAAATAGTTATctatactgtgctgcatcacccgctcctcttcacgaaaaaccaacggagatcacaagtatcatccccccacaagtcgggatgagactctagacgaaaaataaaaaataaaaaaagaagaaaaaagagagaaaataaatgaagaaaagattaggaaaaataaagaagaaaaaaaaagaaaatgagagaaaagagagaaggagcagTGCTATTAtgttctttttccacacttgtgcttagaggGAGCATCATGTTCTTCAGATAGATAGTCTCATGCTTTGTCGTTTTCATATGCTattggaaaattttcattat
This region includes:
- the LOC123397998 gene encoding probable calcium-binding protein CML28, encoding MSLLHCFLKPSRMSLQRCVVGDDMTAAEFKDWIRQFDADQDGRISRAELRRAMRALRVRFTRRRSRSGISYADADGDGYIDDSEIDGLVEFARTNLGLRIVAC
- the LOC123398683 gene encoding calmodulin-like protein 30; protein product: MSHLSILTFKYNLAKLRFKPARPTGRLLSSRDRQQSDLMMYKPDDEEMAKVFDKIAGEPGLISRSDLQALLQRFDKADAVGEARRMVCAADSNKDGYMDLEEFMEVHKNGVLLGDIRRAFFVFDRDRDGRITAEEVMDVLRKLGDSCSLEDCRKMVKEIDRNHDGYVDMDDFMAMMTRPRKRM